In Oryzias melastigma strain HK-1 linkage group LG10, ASM292280v2, whole genome shotgun sequence, the genomic window aatgtttgaaaaaaaatatgcttatagtgtttaaacatattttaagcaAACAGGAACCAGATAAGATTGGAAGTGGGTTAAGAAGCTGAGTTTTGATGCTGCACTTGAAGTTCCAGGAAAACCACAGCCCCAGTTTGAAACGGCAAACCCTGCTCTGATAAATGAGACGTTCAGAGGCTCGAACACGTTGCGTTTAGACGTCTGCAGAGAAAGGACAGTTCCTGTCATCGGGAACCCTTTCTAATAAAAATCTCCATACGCAAGAAGTGAAAGCAGAGCTGATCCGGCTGGCCAAGCTTTCATCACATACTTCTACAGTTATTCACCTAAAGCTTATTAAGTTTAAACAAAGTGCTGATGGCTCTGAGAATTCATGCAGCAATGGGATCCTCAGTCAGCCTTGGAGAGTAACTTCCAGTATTATCTCAACAGGCACACACTGTGTATGTCGACTTGAGTGTTCTGGGAGGAGAAGATGAACCTATTCATCTGTTACAAGGAGAAGTAAGCCGGGATGAGTGTTATTATTCTAAAGGAGAGGTGAAAGAGGTGTTGGAGGGACAGGGAGGGATAGAAAAATGTTGATAACAATGTTTGTGTGCATGAAATACACATCTGTGCAGAGAAAAGCACAATCCTGAAGCTAGTCTCGCATATGAAAACCTAGTCTgcaagagaaaaacacaaacattttgctGAAATTCATCATTATAACAttgagttttttcatttttagaaaccaaagatttgagtattttttactttttaacctaaaaatgtaagcttttattttgtaatttgtgAAATATGTGGTTCCACTCCACTTTAGGgattaaaaaataggattgtAGGTTTAATATACTTTTGAAACCTTAAATACATTAATGTTCACCTTGTTCGGCCCTACCTCGCACGTGTAAAAAGCTCATCTCATCGGTCAAACTTGTGAATCCAGAATTCCTTTTTCCTTCCGTCACTGACCTGGCAAACAAGCTCACGAAtgcaaatattttgaaaagagtTTCAGTTTCTATCATAAACCTGCAAGGCAGAGAAGAGAGAGACAAAGTATTCAGAAGAGTTTCAAACAGAcacattttctctaaaaaactTGTCTTGAAAGGTGAGTTTTCAGTTAAGCACCGTgggggtgctgcaggttttcgGGTTGTCCCAGTCCAAGCAGGGTTGGAGACTAGATTGGATGGATCATCCGTGTGGTAAGTGTTTCATGAAGTGACCTATgacataagaaaaaaaggaaaaatccgTGTGACACGCCTGCATCTCACGTATTTCACCCTCACCCtaatgcctggttcacaccggatACGGACGTGTTGCGAAGCAGTTCAGATTCTCAGAACTATTGCAAACTGTAAGGGagttttattgaatatttatatAAGTTTCCCCCTTACaaatgcagaaattatgtccaatCATTTTGTACCACATGTGTACTGTTCCCAACATAAAAATCCTAGAAATAagtgttatttttataaacattttttttttattccattccaaaaaatacagaaataggAGGAAAAACACGTGAGTCAACATCATGTAGTACCCAGATGTGGCGGCAgtgaacatccatccatcatctttaCATAAAAAGGGGAGATGTGTAAAAACTCACActctaatctgttttttttgctctgaacTCAGCTGTAATCTCCACCACGGCAACACGGCTCACATTCTGACTCTTCGGCGTTGCCTTCAACACGTATGCTGGACTCCGGATCGATCTCAGGCTGAGTGGAAGCCAAAATTATCTCTgagttcaaagtttaaaagtcAACTGCTGCTGTGAAAGGTGCGTGTTTCTAAAATCAGACGGAGATTCCACAACTTTGACCTccagaggaggaggaatgaGTTAAACTtagaaaacttgttttaaaatatccatacataaaagacaaacataCAAGGAAGTGGAAATATTTGTCCTTTTCTTACTAGGAAAGTTTTATTTATGGAcagatgctttttatttttattttcataagtGTAGAATATAGAGCTAATAATGTAATCTATTGTAGTAATGTGGGtttaacatttgaatttttaaaaggaAGAATGTGATCATTCTAGGAACTAAACCTGAtggcaaaaatacattttaacccAACCTGAATGTCTAAAGCagatatttcaaataatttttgttctgtaaattaaaaaaattaatataaaaataggaaccatgtatttttttttgtttttacttttgcttttgttttccatagAAAAATCTCGTATTGAAATATCTGTGTTCTTTTTGAACATCTGGTTTTCTAAAAAGAAGATGCAAAATTTGTGTAGTACCCTCAAAAATTTAGTGAAAAATCCTCTCATGATAAATATTTCATCAGAAGATGGGAAACTTGATGTTGTTTTGATGATAAATGATCATTTacgatgaaaaaaaaatctaaatatgagTTGGCTCAGTAGAGACTTGTAGTaaccttgtttttttagctgttcTATTAGCTTGAAggacattatattttttttattttgctaaaatatatatttaaaatgccctgtcttaaaaacaaagaagactCCCCGCTCTGCCCTTGGATGTCAGTGGCTGTTTATTGTTGTAGCTTTAAGGTTCCATGAGATTAAAGGTCCATTAATGCTTCAGCTCTTGACGCTAACGAGTTTCTATTCTTCCTAATAGTATTGGATGGACCGTGAAGCGTAAACTTGCTCACTTTGAGTCTCAAAAGATCGCTTTTAAAGTAATCCTGGGAATATGCTATTAGCAAGAACaattctgtgtttgttttggttcaCTTGGACTTATGTTGAACTCCTGCCTGCTGGGAAAATAAGGAAGTGTTGCAGCATCCTTCTGAAAACAGATTATCcatgaaaactttaaatttcttGAACTTAAGGAGCTTCATCTTGAGGTaacctcttttttaaaaatctcatcTGTTGGTCTGAGCCTTTCTTCTGAATCTTCGcttttacattttgcttttcATTAAGCTAAGTCTGAATGTCACAGATCAAGACATCTTTTATTCTTTATcctaaaatacatttctctACAGGAAAGTTTTCTATCAAAGCAGAAAATGTGAGAATTTTGAACTAATCAAATGAGATATAGGAAGAAATGTACAGTATTCTGCTTTAAATCGTTATGTCATCCCTTTCATAGGGTTTTCGTAATAACAGAAAAGCTGTTTGTAATAACccggaacagaaaaaaagtttatgtcaTGATGCCCTCTTGTGGTGAGTTTGTCACATTACCTACTTTTCATGAAgccaaaaatgccatttgaacaCAAACGTATTACTCCTTTGCTCATGTTTTAATCAATTGTTACCAATGGCTcactaaattaaatattttcaattcactgaattaatattttaaatattttttttttttactaaggaAAATTTGTCTCCAAAACCAACTCTAAGGTAAGCGCTCATAACATAATGAAATAGTGGCTTAACTCATATAAATAACTTGtatcttaattttaatttttgtattctTCTTCTTGTGGATCTTTAGCTTTTTTCATATCATAAAGTGCTACTTTTACGCTTAAATAAAACTTGAGTCCAAACagctttgaatttaaaaaatgttagaattaaATTTACTCGTTTTGCTGTATCATTCCGTTATTAAAGTACAAATATCTTGGAGACTAATTTAATTGTGTCaacaataatggaaaaaaaaacaacattttgatttctaaaaaaaaaaatcatgaaatcttaaaaaatacaaaaaatttgccaaattttgtttttaaaaagtttgttttaggaATTTTCCttgaatgtaattttttcaaactggttataaagttgtggttttattcaatatgcaaacattttaaaaattaacttgcCAAGTAAATTTGTTGTAACATTCAATTTTGAAGCTGTGCAACCTTGTTTTAGCCATTTCTTAAAAggtttttaatacaaaaattaccctaaaattttataataattcatttctgtccATTTTGACACCACTTATACAAAATAGAACACTTCTTAAATAAagaatcatctttttttaaaataaaaaagtttgcagTTTGTTTCACAATGATAAAGagaatattttataatattgcAGAAATATTATAAAACTCCCTTCACCTAAACTTCTCATCTGCGTTTAGCTTCACTTGTTTCAAATGAGACATTTAACAGAATTTCTGGGACTTTTGGTTGAGCTAAAGCAATCTGCATTTTCAAAGCTGTTATGTTATGCTAATAGAATTATACCTTTCCTAGTGATTTGTGTTTCTGGGATTTGTGGTCCTTATTCatgaacttttttcatttacggttgagtttttttttttaaacgacaaCTCATGAAAATCAACACTCAACACACTGTTGTTTCTCTCAGTTGTTTCATCTCAATGAGAGACATGACAttgtaaaaaacatatatacaaGCTTGGATGTTGTTATATAATCACATATATTAGACGGTAGTACTACACTTTAAAGTGAGTAAGACTCCGACACAATTACTGACATTACATGTCATAGAAAAGTTGCCGTGCGGCTGGAACGTAGCGGTCTGTCTGTTGACCGTGAGATCtaatacaaaaacaagaaaccaTAAAGTGCTATAAGAAACTATTCTGTTGTGTTTGTATAGTCACTGCATGTGTCACAGGTCTCCATTGCATGTTCCTCTGTGCAGCTGCCAACATCATCTAGGCTAATCTCCTGGACTGAATCCGGCTCCTGCTGGATCAGAGCTGCGCTTGCCTCCGTCTCTTCTACGGgtgtgttttcttcatctggaaCATCAGAATCCGTGTCCCTCCCATCTACACATTCTGTGCGATCGCTTGCGTGGTTGAACGGTATTTGACTTGGCGTGCTGTGTTCAGAGTCGAATTTCGAGTCTGTGCCTTCGGTTGGATTTTGGTAAACGTCGGTGGAGCTGCTCGAGTCGGAGATGTGCTCTTTAGCCGTGTCAAAGGACTCTGTTAAAATACTGTCTCTGAAGGACTGACTGGCAATGGTGTCGGACTCAGAAGCAGGAGGACTCTCCATGTCTGGAAGAAAGTGACTGTGGAGCTTTTGCCCAGAATCCTCTTTCAGATTCATGCCTgcgcttttgttttttaagtccaCGGGGATCGTAAGAGGTCTCAGAGTTGAGTTAAGTTCACAGTGCTTATTATCAGGTATACATTCAAAAGTCAAATTTCTCTCCAAATCTTCTTGAAACTCGTCATCCAAGCTCTCCTTCATCTCTTCCCCCAGCTCTGCATTTGCCTCGTCAACAGTTTCCTCTCCGGCAGCAGAACTTCCCAAACCAGCGAGTACCTTCTTCAAACTCTGGGCTCGGTCTCTGTAAACTTGGCACAGCTGAGCATCAGGCAAGTGGTTGCCGTGGATTTCCGCCAGCTTCATGTAGACCACATACAATGCCTCAGGATTAGCTTGGTCCTCCAAAGCAGCTGCCAGAGCCAACTGGAAGTATCCCAGCGCATCAAAAGCATCCTAAAAAAAGAGTCGAGCAggtcagcaaaaaacatttttgtgtttggatGATGGAATCTGGTGTTGTCTGAAAAGTATTTCTCACAGTAGTACCTTGAGTTTGTGCAAAGTTAGGTTTCCCAGTCTGCTGTAAACTTTAGTGTAGTAGCGTGCCTCTTTGGAGTGCTGCAGGACAGGCGAACACACAGACAGGGATTTCAGGTAGTAGTTTTCTGCCATCTCAAAATGCTCCAGGTTGTAATAAATAGTAGCCAGTCGATGGTATGCAGTCCTCTCATTCACACGCACTCCTGGTGGGAAAAAGGAAATTGTCTGACTCGATTGGAACAGCATTCAGCAGTGGCTGAATTATGTTTTCTGTAAGGAAAGATATGAATTGTAGAAAGGCTTTGTACCAGTTTTATTGGCAATCTGAGCAGCCAGTGTTGCATACTGCAGCGCCTCCTCCTGGTCACCTTGGGACATCAGCAGCTCTGTCAGTTTGCTCAGCAAACGAAACTCAGAGTGGATGTCATTGATGCTTCGTGCAAATGGCAGACTtccatccttaaaaaaaagtaagaatattTAGTACATATATTATTAAAAGCAACAAGCAAAGGGATGAAATGTGAGGGAAATCCACTAACCCTATAGAAAGGTACTGAAGCCATTCGGTTCTTGTGTCCTTTAAAGTAGACGTCTCCTGCTTCCTCATAGATGCTCATAGTGAAGGGAGCGTCATTCATCCTCAAGGCTGTCTTCACTGCTGCCTGTCAACACATTTGAAATTTAACTTTCTGAGCATTAACTATTTTTGTAGTtgattttatatcatttttgatcacactctgatcatcttttgagcttttttaaaaacgtacccagtggtcttttaattatggttatgcaaATGTTtgccaaaaaagtatttttcttggacatagaTATGGCAGAGCGGCAATTGTTTGATGGAAATTTGCCTCTTAGTTATGGGTGGGAGCGACCCCCCCCTTTTCCCCTCTCAGTtactgagagctttctgtttacatgcaCTCTCCTGGTTCCTCGCATCCACAGATCTACAGTTTTTGAGACAGATGCCagctcaaacaaggaaaacaaagacatacatggatctatttgtctgtaagagGATGCATTGGAATGGTTTTGACCAGGGCATATTATCTACGacataagctctttttcaaagcacatttttcagatgatttacactatttgaataaaaaaatactcaaaaatacaattttgatcttaattttctttaattatatgtcctccattatctaaaaaatgcaacaagaacaaatatagaacccaaaaaataaaattttcatcagagtgagtctttaaaagtGGAATTAACAACTGGTTGTTGTTGAATTTCTTATTGGCAGGGCTCAAACTATTCTTTATAGAgcacagaacaaaaaaataagcatgCAACCACTTTAAACAGTGCTCCACACTTTACTCCTCACCTGCAGGTACATGTCAGCCAACTCGTCTTCGTGAATGAGATAATATATGCGTCCCACCTGCAGCCAGGTCTCTGACTCTTCCTCCCGCTTTCCCAGATCAATAGAGATCCGCAGGCTTTGCTTGGTGTAGTCAAGAGACTTACGAGAAGACCTGCAACCGTGAGGcacattcatattttatttattccaatCTGACTAAATTCAGAGGGATGTGCGCTGGACTCACTTCTCGGTGTTGAGCGAGAGGTAGAGGCTGCTCAGGATCTCCAGATACTCTCCTTCCAACCTCTTGTCCTTCAGCTCTCGGGAAACTAGCACACAGTGTTCATAGTAAACGATGCTCTGACCGTAGAGGAGCATGTCTGCATACAGCCGACTCAGTGCCTTTGCCACCACCATTTGACCTGGGGGAGAAGCAGAGCAAAAGAAACAAGTTAGTCCATATAGGAAACTAGGATGTTAATTCATGGTGTTGTCTAATTACTGGGACTTGTGTTGCATCATATATCCTTATTATCATTAACAGATTAacacacaaaattaaatattttcaagaaattctcaatttaaccaaaatcttaatataataaaaataaatgaatgcagtttgatgaaaaatatgtcaacaaaatattgagcaaactagattagattaaaatgtGTGATTTCTGTCACTTGCTGTGATGTTTACAGATGATCTTCAACTCACTATGCAGGTTTCTGGCATGCAGAGCAATCAGTAGGCCCATTTCATAGCATGCCCGGATAtcctgactcctccccctgtcTTTGAAGCTCCGCCCAAGCCAGAGGTAGGCCTGAACGTGCTCCTCATCTGTCGGGCTCTCCCAAAGCTCCAGAAAAAGGCATAGAGATCTAAGAGGAAAGATAATATATGAAGGTGTAGGTAAAATTATTGGTTTTCAAAAACTTTCTCTGGAATCCAGTTTTATTTTGGGTGCATTTCAAAAATGGAACCTTGAGAGTAAAAAGATAATTGTTTTAGGAATTATTTGTTTGCAAGACATCAATCTATTCTtagttaggatttttttctttactacaTTGgcagactttctttttttaagaaaatgtattaaaattgtatgaatttttaacttattttaaggGCCCAACATTAGGAGAAAAAGGCTCATTTCTGACCTGACTAGAAAGCGTTCTGCAATCAAAGATGCTCCTGCAACCAGTGCCAGACAGCCCAGGTTAGCCAAAGCCAGGGCCTGATTCCTCTGGTTTCCACTTTCCCTCGAGATGACCAGGGCAGCGTGGAAATTTCGTCCCGCCTCTTTGATTCGACTTTGATGCCTCAGACTTAAAGCCAAAAGGTTATGGATCACTCCTCGCTGAGTGGGACTGTCTGTACTCTGACAAGgagatgagagaaaaaaaatgcattttcaaagaACCTTTCATTTAGCAGAATTTGCTGTCTTTTGTACCTGTAGTGACGCTAGCAGTGGTTGTAGGACACTCTGGGCTTTCTCGGGTTGACCGGTCAACACCAACAACCATCCAAGCAGCACAGAAGCCTCAAAGCCATCCTCCTCATTCATGTGACTCCCGATCTCCACGGCTTGCTGTGCACAGCGAACTGCTTTATCAAAAGTACCATACTGCTGGTAGATGGATGCCAAGCCCATACACAGATCCCTCTGGGTCTTTGTGTTGTCGCTCAGTTCAGCTATAGTCAGGGTCTGCTGCAGGTAAACCACAATCTGTGCAGGGAGAAGGGAGCTCCCCTCCCTCCAAGATGGATTCAGGCGAACGGAATTCTTAATAAATAACTCGATCTTTTGGAAGGCGTCATCAAGCGAGTGGTCCTGCCGAGAGTCCAGACTCACAGAGGCCAGAGCTAAGTAAGGCATGTATTTTCGGTGATAAAGGCAGCTCAAGAGCCAGTTGAGGTCCAAAGGTGCTACAGGACCCTCTTCAGCAGCAGAGAGCGTCAGTGTCAGGAACTGAAGGCGCTCGACAAACGGTAAGGCATCGTCGTTCTTGTTGAGGAGCAGGAAGAGGGTGGACATGAGGTAGCAGACACGAGCTTCCAAGTGCTTGTCCCCCAAAACCACCGATCTTCTCAGGAGCAGCTTCAGCAGTTCAGCTTCATCTTTGGAGGCGAAAGTGTGGCTAGGGAGACAGAGAAGCAGCGCACTGGCTTTTTCCAGAGTCTGAGGCAGTTTGTCCTTCATGCGCTGCTTCAGGTAGACGGCTGTGAGGTTGGTCAAGAGAGCTACCAGGAGTGGTGTGTCGGAGAAGCTGTCAACACAAACACTCAGAGCCTCTTCGAAGTACACACGAGCCTGAGGAGGGAGGAAAACGTTCATTATACCAaggatttgtgtttattttaagaatctttaccattttgtttacaatttaTTGTACCTGTGAGAACTTTAGCTTCCTGGCACACAGTCTTCCTAGAACAAAACATGCTCGCCGGTGTGCCCAGTGCATGCCCAGTCTTTTAGAACACTCCCTAACACTTTCAAGATGAGCCGACAGTTCGTCCTCCGGCTTACCGCCGAATGTCAGCCACAGAAAAGAATAGTGCAGGTCATATAAAGGCAGGAAGTCCTCCTGGAAGAAGGATACAGATCCAATGATGCTCTGACAGCAACATCCAGGTTATATTTTCAACATGATTTTTAACTGGAACTCCACCAACCTGGTAGTGATCCTGGTTGAGCAGAGTCAGTGTGGGGTCGCTGAGTTCTGACTCCTCACCTTCCCAGCTGTTCTCTTCCAGGAACAGAGGTGGATCCTCCTGAAACTCATCCAGTTCTCTGAATGTGTCATCCAGTGTGAAGGATAATCGCAAAGGATTGTGGGAGTGACGGTGGGACACACTGGGGGAGGAGTGAGAGACGGAGGGGCGAGGGGAGAACTGGAATGGCGATGTCCCTTCGCTTCGTTCTGACATCATGCTTTGACGGGCGCTCGTAAGGACTTTATAATCTGACAAGAGGACACATtgaaagctaaactaaacaagcTGATTCAAAGTGAACATTATAACCATTTGAATGCATGCGTACCATGTTTTGGGCGATTCTGGATGTACGTAAAGTCTGTCTCGTCCAGTCGATCTAGAGAAAAGAAACAGGATTTAAGCTAATAGAAACGTCACAAGAGATGTCATTATCTGCCCTGACGCGTCTTTACCCAGCCTGTAGACGGAGCTGATGTCAGATGAGAACAGTCTTTCCAGTAAGCTGCTGTCACTTGGCTCAGAGCTACACGGGTTAACGTGAGCCAGGCTGGCCCTCTCCTCATCA contains:
- the sh3tc2 gene encoding SH3 domain and tetratricopeptide repeat-containing protein 2 isoform X3, producing the protein MTEGEEKDGPVGEPGERSAERDNYWKKKEAFLRGSTVSIGDKFSSEIVLLFTGRRRSSEDPDRNLQEALRTRLRVVESNSKDVVQLFKDLSARLVSVHAEKDSFVLTFKTVEEMWKFSTYLSLGYVARCLENFLCDQSFWLDSELLSDLEINVKVDEEHLATLYLRLLKQEGFFFAKALFSRRDEDGEEDEQLLFNKNDLLLVRDTGQGNMWEGTLLSTGNHGLVPVNAMQPMPYPFYQWFLRKYPGHAEWSPLEKEQFEHPIVTGSCVAVVDYSPVGPDELQLSQGDTVEIQGLLLRGLGVFIGTHASTGRTGFVHRAHVKPLNTTPLDKRLFFLADEERASLAHVNPCSSEPSDSSLLERLFSSDISSVYRLDRLDETDFTYIQNRPKHDYKVLTSARQSMMSERSEGTSPFQFSPRPSVSHSSPSVSHRHSHNPLRLSFTLDDTFRELDEFQEDPPLFLEENSWEGEESELSDPTLTLLNQDHYQEDFLPLYDLHYSFLWLTFGGKPEDELSAHLESVRECSKRLGMHWAHRRACFVLGRLCARKLKFSQARVYFEEALSVCVDSFSDTPLLVALLTNLTAVYLKQRMKDKLPQTLEKASALLLCLPSHTFASKDEAELLKLLLRRSVVLGDKHLEARVCYLMSTLFLLLNKNDDALPFVERLQFLTLTLSAAEEGPVAPLDLNWLLSCLYHRKYMPYLALASVSLDSRQDHSLDDAFQKIELFIKNSVRLNPSWREGSSLLPAQIVVYLQQTLTIAELSDNTKTQRDLCMGLASIYQQYGTFDKAVRCAQQAVEIGSHMNEEDGFEASVLLGWLLVLTGQPEKAQSVLQPLLASLQSTDSPTQRGVIHNLLALSLRHQSRIKEAGRNFHAALVISRESGNQRNQALALANLGCLALVAGASLIAERFLVRSLCLFLELWESPTDEEHVQAYLWLGRSFKDRGRSQDIRACYEMGLLIALHARNLHSQMVVAKALSRLYADMLLYGQSIVYYEHCVLVSRELKDKRLEGEYLEILSSLYLSLNTEKSSRKSLDYTKQSLRISIDLGKREEESETWLQVGRIYYLIHEDELADMYLQAAVKTALRMNDAPFTMSIYEEAGDVYFKGHKNRMASVPFYRDGSLPFARSINDIHSEFRLLSKLTELLMSQGDQEEALQYATLAAQIANKTGVRVNERTAYHRLATIYYNLEHFEMAENYYLKSLSVCSPVLQHSKEARYYTKVYSRLGNLTLHKLKDAFDALGYFQLALAAALEDQANPEALYVVYMKLAEIHGNHLPDAQLCQVYRDRAQSLKKVLAGLGSSAAGEETVDEANAELGEEMKESLDDEFQEDLERNLTFECIPDNKHCELNSTLRPLTIPVDLKNKSAGMNLKEDSGQKLHSHFLPDMESPPASESDTIASQSFRDSILTESFDTAKEHISDSSSSTDVYQNPTEGTDSKFDSEHSTPSQIPFNHASDRTECVDGRDTDSDVPDEENTPVEETEASAALIQQEPDSVQEISLDDVGSCTEEHAMETCDTCSDYTNTTE
- the sh3tc2 gene encoding SH3 domain and tetratricopeptide repeat-containing protein 2 isoform X4; protein product: MWEGTLLSTGNHGLVPVNAMQPMPYPFYQWFLRKYPGHAEWSPLEKEQFEHPIVTGSCVAVVDYSPVGPDELQLSQGDTVEIQGLLLRGLGVFIGTHASTGRTGFVHRAHVKPLNTTPLDKRLFFLADEERASLAHVNPCSSEPSDSSLLERLFSSDISSVYRLDRLDETDFTYIQNRPKHDYKVLTSARQSMMSERSEGTSPFQFSPRPSVSHSSPSVSHRHSHNPLRLSFTLDDTFRELDEFQEDPPLFLEENSWEGEESELSDPTLTLLNQDHYQEDFLPLYDLHYSFLWLTFGGKPEDELSAHLESVRECSKRLGMHWAHRRACFVLGRLCARKLKFSQARVYFEEALSVCVDSFSDTPLLVALLTNLTAVYLKQRMKDKLPQTLEKASALLLCLPSHTFASKDEAELLKLLLRRSVVLGDKHLEARVCYLMSTLFLLLNKNDDALPFVERLQFLTLTLSAAEEGPVAPLDLNWLLSCLYHRKYMPYLALASVSLDSRQDHSLDDAFQKIELFIKNSVRLNPSWREGSSLLPAQIVVYLQQTLTIAELSDNTKTQRDLCMGLASIYQQYGTFDKAVRCAQQAVEIGSHMNEEDGFEASVLLGWLLVLTGQPEKAQSVLQPLLASLQSTDSPTQRGVIHNLLALSLRHQSRIKEAGRNFHAALVISRESGNQRNQALALANLGCLALVAGASLIAERFLVRSLCLFLELWESPTDEEHVQAYLWLGRSFKDRGRSQDIRACYEMGLLIALHARNLHSQMVVAKALSRLYADMLLYGQSIVYYEHCVLVSRELKDKRLEGEYLEILSSLYLSLNTEKSSRKSLDYTKQSLRISIDLGKREEESETWLQVGRIYYLIHEDELADMYLQAAVKTALRMNDAPFTMSIYEEAGDVYFKGHKNRMASVPFYRDGSLPFARSINDIHSEFRLLSKLTELLMSQGDQEEALQYATLAAQIANKTGVRVNERTAYHRLATIYYNLEHFEMAENYYLKSLSVCSPVLQHSKEARYYTKVYSRLGNLTLHKLKDAFDALGYFQLALAAALEDQANPEALYVVYMKLAEIHGNHLPDAQLCQVYRDRAQSLKKVLAGLGSSAAGEETVDEANAELGEEMKESLDDEFQEDLERNLTFECIPDNKHCELNSTLRPLTIPVDLKNKSAGMNLKEDSGQKLHSHFLPDMESPPASESDTIASQSFRDSILTESFDTAKEHISDSSSSTDVYQNPTEGTDSKFDSEHSTPSQIPFNHASDRTECVDGRDTDSDVPDEENTPVEETEASAALIQQEPDSVQEISLDDVGSCTEEHAMETCDTCSDYTNTTE
- the sh3tc2 gene encoding SH3 domain and tetratricopeptide repeat-containing protein 2 isoform X2; the protein is MLCCHETDCYSQIGRNIVHCTTMGNTLSHEDISPAELDALWREPPYTLGGTNEHFSGNDIMTEGEEKDGPVGEPGERSAERDNYWKKKEAFLRGSTVSIGDKFSSEIVLLFTGRRRSSEDPDRNLQEALRTRLRVVESNSKDVVQLFKDLSARLVSVHAEKDSFVLTFKTVEEMWKFSTYLSLGYVARCLENFLCDQSFWLDSELLSDLEINVKVDEEHLATLYLRLLKQEGFFFAKALFSRRDEDGEEDEQLLFNKNDLLLVRDTGQGNMWEGTLLSTGNHGLVPVNAMQPMPYPFYQWFLRKYPGHAEWSPLEKEQFEHPIVTGSCVAVVDYSPVGPDELQLSQGDTVEIQGLLLRGLGVFIGTHASTGRTGFVHRAHVKPLNTTPLDKRLFFLADEERASLAHVNPCSSEPSDSSLLERLFSSDISSVYRLDRLDETDFTYIQNRPKHDYKVLTSARQSMMSERSEGTSPFQFSPRPSVSHSSPSVSHRHSHNPLRLSFTLDDTFRELDEFQEDPPLFLEENSWEGEESELSDPTLTLLNQDHYQEDFLPLYDLHYSFLWLTFGGKPEDELSAHLESVRECSKRLGMHWAHRRACFVLGRLCARKLKFSQARVYFEEALSVCVDSFSDTPLLVALLTNLTAVYLKQRMKDKLPQTLEKASALLLCLPSHTFASKDEAELLKLLLRRSVVLGDKHLEARVCYLMSTLFLLLNKNDDALPFVERLQFLTLTLSAAEEGPVAPLDLNWLLSCLYHRKYMPYLALASVSLDSRQDHSLDDAFQKIELFIKNSVRLNPSWREGSSLLPAQIVVYLQQTLTIAELSDNTKTQRDLCMGLASIYQQYGTFDKAVRCAQQAVEIGSHMNEEDGFEASVLLGWLLVLTGQPEKAQSVLQPLLASLQSTDSPTQRGVIHNLLALSLRHQSRIKEAGRNFHAALVISRESGNQRNQALALANLGCLALVAGASLIAERFLVRSLCLFLELWESPTDEEHVQAYLWLGRSFKDRGRSQDIRACYEMGLLIALHARNLHSQMVVAKALSRLYADMLLYGQSIVYYEHCVLVSRELKDKRLEGEYLEILSSLYLSLNTEKSSRKSLDYTKQSLRISIDLGKREEESETWLQVGRIYYLIHEDELADMYLQAAVKTALRMNDAPFTMSIYEEAGDVYFKGHKNRMASVPFYRDGSLPFARSINDIHSEFRLLSKLTELLMSQGDQEEALQYATLAAQIANKTGVRVNERTAYHRLATIYYNLEHFEMAENYYLKSLSVCSPVLQHSKEARYYTKVYSRLGNLTLHKLKDAFDALGYFQLALAAALEDQANPEALYVVYMKLAEIHGNHLPDAQLCQVYRDRAQSLKKVLAGLGSSAAGEETVDEANAELGEEMKESLDDEFQEDLERNLTFECIPDNKHCELNSTLRPLTIPVDLKNKSAGMNLKEDSGQKLHSHFLPDMESPPASESDTIASQSFRDSILTESFDTAKEHISDSSSSTDVYQNPTEGTDSKFDSEHSTPSQIPFNHASDRTECVDGRDTDSDVPDEENTPVEETEASAALIQQEPDSVQEISLDDVGSCTEEHAMETCDTCSDYTNTTE